In Nocardioides sp. WS12, the DNA window GACCTCGTGACCCGCCTCCGCACCGCGGGCTGCGTGTTCGCCGAGGAAGAGGCCGCGTTGCTCGAGGAAGCAGCCGGTACGACGACCGAGCTCGAGGCACTGGTCGCGCGCCGCGTCGCAGGCGAACCCCTCGAGTACGTCGTCGGCTGGGTCGCGTTCGACGGGCTCCGGGTCGCGGTGGAACCGGGCGTCTTCGTGCCGCGGCAGCGGACGTCGTACCTCGTGGGACTGGCGGCGGACGCGCTGGCCACCGGTCCGGCAACGGTGCTGGACCTGTGTTGCGGCAGTGGCGCCCTGGCGCTGGCCCTGGCCCGTCGCCACCCTGCGACGGCGCTGCACGCGACCGACAACGACCCAATCGCCGTTGCCTGCGCGGCCCACAACCTCGAACCTGTCGGCGGGGTCGCCCATCTCGGCGACCTGGCCGAGCCGCTGCCCGCCGCGTTGCGTGGGCACGTCGACGTCATCCTCGCCAACGTCCCCTACGTCCCGACCGCCGCGATCGCGCTGATGCCGCCCGAGTCCCGCGACCACGAACCGCTCGGCACCGTCGACGGCGGGCTCGACGGGCTCGACGT includes these proteins:
- a CDS encoding putative protein N(5)-glutamine methyltransferase, with the translated sequence MPDLVTRLRTAGCVFAEEEAALLEEAAGTTTELEALVARRVAGEPLEYVVGWVAFDGLRVAVEPGVFVPRQRTSYLVGLAADALATGPATVLDLCCGSGALALALARRHPATALHATDNDPIAVACAAHNLEPVGGVAHLGDLAEPLPAALRGHVDVILANVPYVPTAAIALMPPESRDHEPLGTVDGGLDGLDVLRRVAALAPTWLKPGGSVFSEVSDEQSDEAAAAFTAAGLDAQIHHDPERYATVLSGTLR